A section of the Clostridium omnivorum genome encodes:
- a CDS encoding response regulator transcription factor, producing the protein MKVIIVDDDGLIRDSLKLVLGLEEDIEVIGTARNGMEAFELCKTDKPDIVLMDIRMPVMDGVLGTKLIKENFRDVKVVVLTTFKDDEYIREAVMNGAEGYILKNQSTDSIIESLRTVHKGNTVFEKDVVNAITGMIREERSKKPSDYNLSEREFEVLSLIAEGLSNKEISEKLFLGEGTIRNYITNILEKLELRDRTQLAIFYLKNF; encoded by the coding sequence TTGAAAGTAATAATAGTAGATGATGACGGACTAATAAGGGACAGCTTAAAGCTGGTTCTAGGGCTTGAAGAGGATATAGAGGTAATTGGTACAGCTAGAAATGGAATGGAAGCCTTTGAACTCTGTAAGACAGACAAGCCAGATATTGTACTAATGGATATAAGAATGCCAGTAATGGATGGGGTACTTGGAACAAAGCTAATAAAAGAAAATTTTAGAGATGTTAAGGTTGTAGTGTTAACCACCTTCAAGGATGATGAATATATACGAGAAGCTGTTATGAATGGGGCTGAAGGCTATATATTAAAAAACCAGTCCACGGACAGTATTATAGAAAGCCTTAGAACAGTGCATAAAGGCAATACGGTTTTTGAGAAGGATGTAGTTAATGCAATTACAGGCATGATTAGAGAAGAAAGAAGCAAAAAGCCCTCTGACTATAATTTATCCGAAAGGGAATTTGAGGTACTCTCTCTAATTGCTGAAGGCTTATCAAATAAGGAAATATCGGAAAAGCTGTTTTTAGGAGAGGGTACTATTAGAAATTACATAACAAATATACTGGAAAAGTTGGAGCTTAGAGATAGAACTCAACTGGCTATCTTTTATTTAAAAAACTTTTAA
- a CDS encoding DMT family transporter gives MKNKNSTLPMVAGLGSSFIFGLSFLFSKKALAHSEPLELISFRFLTALIVMSALLLFKVIKVDYKGKDLKGLLLLGFMEPVVYFIFETYGIKYSSSSQAGLMISLIPIFVVILSAYFLKEKPSRLQLVFIFLSVAGVMYIGIMGSSGSGGGSLLGMALLLGAVLSAAAFTIISRKLSGKFTPIELTYSMMVEGAVIFTLMSLINHLGNGTLSLFFKPLQNKDFIISVVYLGILSSIVAYFLINYTLSKIEASKSAVISNMATIVSIIAGVLILKENFAYYHIIGSIMILAGVWGTNYLDVKKISK, from the coding sequence ATGAAAAATAAAAATAGTACTTTGCCAATGGTTGCTGGACTAGGCAGCTCTTTTATATTTGGGCTCAGCTTTTTATTTTCTAAAAAAGCCTTAGCTCATTCAGAGCCTTTGGAGTTAATATCCTTTAGATTTTTAACGGCATTAATAGTTATGTCAGCTTTATTGCTTTTTAAAGTAATTAAAGTGGATTATAAAGGTAAGGATTTAAAAGGTCTGCTGCTGCTTGGATTTATGGAACCCGTTGTATATTTTATTTTCGAAACCTATGGAATTAAATACTCCAGTTCTTCTCAAGCAGGACTTATGATTTCACTAATCCCAATATTCGTAGTAATACTTTCAGCTTATTTTCTTAAAGAAAAGCCTTCAAGACTTCAGCTTGTATTTATATTTCTATCTGTAGCTGGGGTCATGTATATCGGAATAATGGGAAGCTCTGGCTCAGGTGGTGGAAGCCTTCTTGGAATGGCATTGCTTCTAGGAGCTGTACTTTCAGCCGCTGCCTTTACTATTATATCTAGAAAGCTTTCAGGGAAATTTACACCTATAGAACTTACTTATTCTATGATGGTGGAGGGTGCAGTTATATTCACTTTAATGTCCCTAATAAATCACCTAGGCAATGGAACACTTTCCTTGTTCTTTAAACCTCTACAAAACAAAGACTTTATAATTTCAGTAGTATATCTAGGAATTTTATCATCCATAGTAGCTTACTTTTTAATAAACTATACTCTTTCTAAAATAGAGGCATCAAAATCTGCTGTAATTTCTAATATGGCAACTATAGTTTCAATAATAGCTGGAGTTCTAATCTTAAAGGAAAACTTCGCCTATTATCATATTATAGGCTCCATTATGATTCTTGCTGGTGTATGGGGCACAAACTATTTGGACGTGAAAAAAATAAGTAAATAA
- a CDS encoding LysR family transcriptional regulator yields the protein MQIKFIESFLQLYEELNISKTSAQLFITQQGLSRQIKSLEKELDVVLFERSKSGVTPTEICNGIYPILKNMQGEYKKAAGVIEKYKQKNRQSIYIAFAYGLSNGVNTDFIFEYQKNNLDVDIHIQEWSKQICLQKLLKDEIDIAFLVNPFQQELFNCLPLAEDYMYAAFHKDHPLAITEGSMDFSLLDGEKIITGSPENALREMFDYFCKLTNINPHIIVSSSYSLNFVNAMRENAGIVTVTSAMAFKINNPNIVIRRLVTPEPGYMYCCTSRHIKPNKDIASLLKYIKEHFKLVPIKKFSD from the coding sequence TTGCAAATAAAATTTATCGAATCCTTTTTGCAGCTTTATGAGGAACTTAATATATCAAAAACCAGTGCACAGCTCTTTATTACCCAACAAGGACTTAGCAGACAGATTAAATCCCTGGAAAAGGAACTGGACGTGGTTTTATTTGAGCGTTCCAAATCCGGAGTTACACCTACAGAGATATGTAATGGTATTTATCCTATTCTAAAAAATATGCAGGGAGAATACAAAAAAGCAGCTGGAGTAATCGAAAAATACAAACAAAAAAATAGACAATCCATATATATTGCCTTTGCCTATGGATTGTCAAATGGTGTGAACACAGATTTTATCTTTGAATATCAGAAAAATAACTTAGATGTGGATATTCACATCCAGGAATGGTCAAAACAAATTTGCCTTCAAAAACTACTTAAAGATGAGATAGATATAGCCTTTTTAGTCAATCCCTTTCAGCAAGAACTATTTAACTGCCTTCCCTTGGCAGAAGACTATATGTATGCTGCATTTCATAAAGATCATCCTCTAGCTATCACTGAAGGTTCTATGGATTTTTCCCTTTTGGATGGGGAAAAAATTATAACCGGATCTCCTGAGAATGCTCTTAGAGAAATGTTCGATTACTTTTGTAAGTTAACTAACATTAATCCCCATATCATTGTTTCCTCCAGTTATAGCTTAAATTTTGTCAATGCTATGAGAGAAAACGCGGGTATTGTAACTGTTACTTCAGCCATGGCCTTCAAAATTAATAATCCCAATATAGTAATACGACGCCTTGTTACACCTGAGCCTGGATATATGTACTGCTGTACCTCACGCCATATAAAACCAAATAAAGACATAGCTTCTTTACTTAAATATATAAAAGAACATTTTAAACTTGTACCAATAAAAAAGTTTAGTGATTAA
- a CDS encoding S66 family peptidase — protein MKKPKVLAKGDKVAVVSLSSGILGEAFAEHELKLGSKRLKEFGLEPVFMPNTLKGIEYLKSHPEARAQDLKDAFYDKAIKGIICAIGGDDTYKTLQYLLEDQDFINAVHNNPKLFTGFSDTTINHLMFYKLGMATFYGPNFICDLAELEHQMLPYTKREFLKYFNNDSESCIESSKVWYKDRTDFSIISLGTSRIGHLEKRGYEVLQGSGSFKGRLLGGCMESLYHILTNTRYIDEKDVCEKYGIFPSLDEWKDKILFLETCEEKPKPSIFEKELNTLKSTGVFDVISGIIVGKPQDEQYYDEYKEVFYKVIDNKELPILYNVNFGHAYPRCVIPYGIETEVDLDKKSITFKESFFQ, from the coding sequence ATGAAAAAGCCAAAGGTACTAGCTAAAGGGGACAAGGTTGCAGTGGTTAGCTTATCAAGCGGTATACTTGGTGAAGCTTTTGCCGAGCATGAATTAAAACTTGGAAGTAAGAGACTTAAGGAGTTTGGATTAGAACCGGTCTTCATGCCAAATACCCTTAAAGGAATAGAATATTTAAAAAGTCACCCTGAAGCCAGGGCACAGGATTTAAAGGACGCCTTTTATGATAAAGCTATAAAAGGAATTATATGTGCAATTGGCGGAGATGATACTTATAAAACCTTGCAGTATTTATTAGAGGATCAAGATTTTATTAATGCTGTACATAATAACCCTAAATTGTTTACAGGGTTTTCAGATACAACAATTAATCATTTGATGTTTTATAAGCTTGGAATGGCTACTTTTTACGGACCTAATTTCATTTGTGATTTGGCTGAATTAGAGCACCAAATGCTGCCATATACAAAACGGGAATTCTTGAAGTATTTTAATAATGATAGCGAAAGCTGTATTGAATCAAGCAAGGTATGGTATAAGGATAGAACAGATTTTTCCATAATTTCCCTTGGAACCAGCAGAATAGGTCATCTAGAAAAAAGAGGCTACGAAGTTTTACAGGGAAGTGGAAGCTTTAAAGGAAGACTGCTAGGTGGCTGTATGGAGAGCTTATACCATATATTAACCAATACTCGCTACATAGATGAAAAGGATGTATGCGAAAAGTACGGTATTTTCCCATCCTTAGATGAATGGAAAGATAAAATATTGTTCCTTGAAACCTGTGAAGAAAAACCAAAGCCAAGTATATTTGAAAAAGAGTTAAATACATTAAAAAGCACAGGCGTTTTTGATGTAATAAGCGGCATAATTGTTGGCAAGCCTCAAGATGAACAATATTATGATGAATATAAAGAAGTTTTTTATAAAGTTATTGATAATAAAGAATTACCCATCCTCTATAATGTGAATTTCGGACATGCATATCCAAGATGTGTTATTCCATATGGAATTGAAACAGAGGTGGATTTAGATAAAAAAAGCATTACCTTTAAGGAAAGTTTTTTTCAGTAA
- a CDS encoding SPL family radical SAM protein translates to MHYKEVKGILSPSNGMNIYRGCTHGCIYCDSRSKCYNMDHAFEDIEVKSNAVELLTEALKRKRKKCMIGTGAMTDPYIHLENQLMHTRKALEVIDKYGFGLSIQTKSNRILRDLDLLKSINEKAKCVVQMTLTTYDENLCRIIEPDVSTTKERFEVLKIMRDNKIPTIVWLDPILPFINDTEENLRGILEYCLEAKVYGILCFNMGLTLREGNREYFYAKLDKYFPGLKEKYHKKYGYSYEILSDNNDALMDIFKRTCRENGIVYKANDIFKYMHAFEEKQEAEQLTLF, encoded by the coding sequence ATGCACTACAAAGAAGTTAAAGGAATACTATCGCCAAGTAACGGCATGAATATATATAGAGGCTGTACTCATGGCTGCATTTATTGTGACAGCAGAAGTAAATGCTATAACATGGATCATGCTTTTGAGGATATAGAGGTTAAAAGCAATGCGGTGGAACTGCTTACGGAAGCTCTTAAGAGAAAGAGAAAAAAGTGTATGATTGGTACTGGAGCAATGACTGATCCCTATATCCATCTAGAGAATCAGCTAATGCACACAAGAAAAGCACTTGAGGTGATAGATAAATATGGCTTTGGTCTCAGCATTCAGACTAAATCAAATCGCATTCTTCGGGATTTGGATTTGCTTAAAAGTATAAATGAAAAGGCTAAGTGCGTGGTACAGATGACACTAACCACCTACGATGAGAACCTGTGCAGAATAATTGAGCCAGATGTAAGCACCACAAAGGAACGATTTGAAGTTTTAAAGATAATGAGGGACAATAAAATACCTACAATTGTTTGGCTGGATCCTATTTTACCCTTTATAAATGATACGGAAGAAAATCTTAGAGGTATTTTAGAATACTGCCTTGAAGCCAAGGTATATGGAATTTTGTGCTTTAATATGGGATTAACCTTAAGGGAAGGAAACAGAGAGTATTTTTACGCTAAGCTAGATAAGTATTTTCCTGGCTTAAAGGAAAAATATCATAAAAAATACGGCTACAGCTATGAAATTCTTAGTGATAACAATGATGCCTTGATGGATATTTTCAAGAGAACCTGCAGAGAAAATGGAATAGTGTACAAGGCTAATGATATTTTTAAGTATATGCATGCCTTTGAAGAAAAGCAGGAGGCAGAGCAGCTTACTCTTTTCTAG
- a CDS encoding YitT family protein yields the protein MSKSIIKKENIIDLVFIIIGSFISSMGINMFLTHARLLSGGVTGIALIIQYVFNIQAGILIILLNIPLFVISFLKLDRKFTIYSLVGTITLSVALIITHPIANVLNINDKLLYCLYGGVVNGIGFGLVFTHNGSTGGFDIISMIVRRKYSNINLGKISFAINLIIVSVSAFIFGLSSALYTLIAMYITSFVLDNVVKGFNQRKMVLIITEKEEEVSKIIMTKLGRGVTYLYGEGAYTEVNKKILYCIVQSSQVPEIKRIVTNIDKKAFLTFVDATEVQGKGFKNAL from the coding sequence ATGAGCAAAAGTATTATAAAAAAAGAGAATATAATTGATTTAGTTTTTATAATTATAGGTAGCTTTATTAGCTCAATGGGTATTAATATGTTTTTAACTCATGCAAGGCTTTTAAGTGGTGGAGTTACAGGTATTGCATTAATTATACAATATGTATTCAATATACAGGCTGGAATATTAATTATATTACTAAACATTCCATTATTCGTGATAAGCTTCTTAAAGCTTGACAGAAAATTCACCATATACTCCTTGGTAGGGACTATAACTCTATCAGTAGCTTTGATTATAACACATCCAATAGCTAATGTTTTAAATATAAATGATAAATTACTTTATTGCTTATATGGTGGAGTAGTAAACGGTATTGGTTTTGGTCTTGTATTTACACATAATGGTTCAACTGGTGGATTTGATATTATATCAATGATTGTAAGAAGAAAATATTCTAATATAAATTTAGGAAAAATATCCTTTGCTATTAATCTTATTATAGTGTCAGTAAGTGCATTTATATTTGGTCTTTCTAGCGCTCTGTATACGCTAATTGCAATGTATATAACATCTTTTGTATTAGATAATGTTGTAAAAGGCTTTAATCAAAGAAAAATGGTGCTTATAATAACTGAAAAGGAAGAAGAAGTATCAAAAATAATTATGACAAAGCTAGGAAGAGGAGTTACTTATCTATATGGAGAAGGTGCTTACACTGAAGTAAATAAGAAAATACTTTACTGTATAGTACAGTCCTCCCAAGTTCCAGAAATTAAGCGTATAGTAACAAATATTGATAAAAAGGCCTTTCTTACCTTTGTAGATGCTACAGAAGTTCAGGGGAAGGGATTTAAAAATGCGCTATAG
- a CDS encoding FAD-dependent oxidoreductase, whose translation MAIRKKIAKLAKKICGATAMMITIDEKAPEYYVLECVVTDEMADVGLAMELRKPETIEQIAKKCGKTVEETKRLAMELAQVGACIFHSEHGVDLFELTVFVPGVMEKVVGNKELCEKYPQIPKAFEEYARLRGGMLSPKMPVGVGPMRVIPIESAIDGNTRSASYEEVSAILNGHTLFAVADCSCRRSRRLLGEGCGHLEQDMCIQLGEGAEYYIRTGRGREITREEAFEIIKKAEENGLMHQIPNIDGNKTHAICNCCGCACYSMRNAAYFNSPDMIRSNFVSQVDTEKCMACGQCVENCPVNALKLGQKLCSKTPIETKETLSPRDHVWSSKYWNPDYRENKKDVVDSGTAPCKSECPAHIAVQGYIKLASQGKYAEALELIKKENPFPAVCGRICPRKCESACTRGHIDEPIAIDEIKKFIADQELIKDKRFVPKKRYNYGKKIAVIGGGPAGLSCTYYLAMDGYKVTIFEKQSRLGGMLTLGIPSFRLEKEVVYAEIEILKELGVEFKTGVEVGRDITLEELRKQNFEAFYLAIGAQNGRKLDIEGEDAQGVITGVEFLRNVNLGKQVNLKGNVVVMGGGNVAIDVARTAVREKVNKVEMYCLESLSEMPALEEELEEALQEEIKINNSWGPKRILHENGKVTAVEFKKCISVFDENGRFNPRYDENNTITVQADYVLLSVGQSIDWGNLLAGSKVELNRNNTAAANSFTYQTGEKDIFVGGDVYTGPKFAIDAIAAGKQGAISIHRYVWEGQSLIYGRDRREYHALDKDNIIIEGYDTTPRQKAGHSKNTAMSFKDSRITFTEEMMKKETQRCLECGSVVVDQEMCVGCGQCTTKCKFDAIKLIRKYDKAGTTFEKLPLKLAPNAIKRAGKTVIRSVKDVF comes from the coding sequence ATGGCTATTAGAAAGAAGATTGCAAAGCTTGCTAAAAAGATATGTGGAGCAACTGCAATGATGATTACAATTGATGAGAAGGCTCCGGAATACTACGTTCTAGAATGTGTTGTAACAGATGAAATGGCAGATGTAGGTTTAGCTATGGAGCTAAGAAAACCTGAGACTATTGAACAGATAGCAAAAAAGTGCGGGAAGACTGTTGAAGAAACTAAAAGACTGGCAATGGAGCTTGCACAGGTAGGTGCATGTATTTTCCATTCAGAACATGGAGTTGACTTATTTGAGTTAACAGTGTTTGTTCCCGGTGTAATGGAAAAGGTAGTGGGCAACAAAGAGCTGTGTGAAAAGTATCCTCAGATTCCAAAAGCTTTTGAAGAATACGCAAGACTTAGAGGCGGTATGCTGTCTCCTAAAATGCCTGTTGGAGTGGGTCCAATGCGTGTAATTCCCATAGAATCTGCTATTGATGGTAATACCCGCAGTGCATCTTATGAAGAAGTATCTGCCATTTTAAATGGTCATACTCTATTTGCAGTAGCAGATTGTTCCTGTAGAAGATCAAGGCGTCTTTTAGGTGAAGGCTGTGGACATTTAGAGCAGGACATGTGCATTCAGCTTGGAGAAGGTGCTGAATATTACATACGTACGGGAAGAGGAAGGGAAATAACACGTGAAGAAGCCTTCGAAATTATAAAAAAGGCAGAAGAAAACGGTTTGATGCATCAAATTCCTAATATAGACGGCAATAAAACTCACGCAATTTGTAACTGCTGTGGCTGTGCTTGCTATTCTATGAGAAATGCAGCTTACTTTAATTCTCCAGATATGATTCGATCAAACTTTGTTTCACAGGTAGATACAGAAAAGTGTATGGCATGTGGACAGTGTGTTGAAAATTGTCCAGTTAATGCGTTAAAACTTGGACAAAAACTATGTTCAAAAACTCCTATTGAAACTAAAGAAACACTTTCACCAAGAGACCATGTTTGGAGTTCAAAATATTGGAATCCGGATTATCGTGAAAATAAAAAGGATGTTGTAGACAGCGGTACAGCTCCATGCAAGTCAGAATGTCCTGCTCATATAGCTGTGCAGGGATATATAAAGCTTGCTTCTCAAGGAAAATATGCAGAGGCACTAGAGCTTATCAAAAAAGAAAATCCATTCCCAGCAGTATGCGGAAGAATTTGTCCAAGAAAATGTGAATCAGCTTGTACTAGAGGACATATTGATGAACCAATTGCTATAGATGAAATAAAAAAATTCATTGCTGATCAGGAGTTAATCAAAGATAAGCGCTTTGTGCCTAAGAAGAGATATAATTATGGTAAAAAAATTGCTGTTATTGGCGGCGGTCCTGCTGGATTATCCTGTACCTATTATTTAGCTATGGACGGCTACAAGGTAACTATATTTGAAAAGCAGTCAAGGCTTGGTGGTATGCTGACTTTGGGAATACCTTCTTTTAGATTGGAAAAAGAGGTTGTTTACGCTGAAATTGAAATTTTAAAGGAACTTGGTGTTGAATTTAAAACTGGAGTGGAAGTTGGCAGAGATATTACCTTGGAGGAGCTTAGAAAACAGAATTTTGAAGCCTTCTACCTTGCAATTGGAGCACAAAATGGAAGAAAGCTAGATATTGAAGGAGAAGATGCACAGGGGGTTATTACAGGAGTAGAGTTCCTAAGAAATGTGAATCTTGGAAAGCAGGTTAATCTTAAGGGTAATGTAGTTGTAATGGGTGGCGGAAATGTGGCAATAGACGTAGCAAGGACAGCAGTGCGTGAAAAGGTTAATAAGGTAGAAATGTACTGTCTCGAAAGCCTCAGTGAAATGCCAGCTCTCGAAGAGGAACTTGAGGAGGCTTTGCAGGAAGAAATAAAGATTAATAATTCCTGGGGGCCAAAACGCATATTACACGAAAATGGCAAGGTTACTGCTGTGGAATTTAAAAAATGTATTTCTGTGTTCGATGAAAATGGAAGATTTAATCCTAGATACGATGAAAATAATACTATAACGGTGCAAGCAGATTATGTGCTGCTTTCTGTAGGGCAGTCCATTGATTGGGGGAATCTGCTAGCTGGAAGTAAGGTTGAGCTTAATAGAAACAACACTGCAGCAGCTAATTCATTTACCTATCAAACAGGAGAAAAGGATATTTTTGTTGGTGGAGACGTATATACAGGACCTAAATTCGCAATTGATGCAATTGCTGCAGGTAAACAAGGTGCTATTTCTATTCACCGTTATGTTTGGGAGGGACAGAGCCTTATTTATGGCCGTGATAGAAGAGAATATCATGCACTAGACAAAGACAATATAATTATAGAGGGCTATGATACAACACCTCGACAAAAGGCTGGTCATTCAAAAAATACTGCAATGTCCTTTAAAGATAGTCGAATAACCTTTACCGAAGAGATGATGAAAAAAGAAACACAGCGCTGTCTAGAATGTGGTTCAGTAGTAGTGGACCAGGAGATGTGTGTAGGTTGTGGTCAGTGTACCACAAAATGTAAGTTTGATGCTATAAAACTTATTAGAAAGTATGATAAGGCAGGCACCACCTTTGAAAAGCTTCCATTGAAGCTGGCACCTAATGCAATAAAACGTGCTGGTAAAACTGTAATACGCTCAGTAAAAGATGTATTTTAA
- a CDS encoding diguanylate cyclase, with the protein MFNINNLFKKRHALIIIFSLFTIILLCSCSTKKDNVLTAKHGKLDLSSWNFEKDGLVKLDGQWEIYPGELLEPKDFNSNNLRQAVDYFKVPNSFIATDSNKKLPKYGYATMRILVNMNPKDNGYYGIKTKYLLSASKIWINGQLVSSVGNVSTDSASAAGSYEHQLVFFNSHNSQAEIVIQMSNYNNVTGKVQDMFLGNSMQIKRSYIVNAATDIFTIGCLFIIGIYHFALHFKRKQYKEPLYFGIFSIIIALRTFLVSQRVVYEFFPNIPFSLFNKIAYLSAYAALPFIFMYFKELFKKEISDKVVTGINIASLVISLITVLTNIEFYDRFLICFEIWTVGVCIYVLYAAIKAAADKNKGSIIVLFGFIIFIASVAHDMLVQAGTLFASSLAPYGFLIFTYSQAYLLASRFSDAFIKIEKLVDENKAMYIDELTGILNRKGFYHSGGNLYNAAVITGGKFTLFYGDLNKLKSINDSFGHKEGDEAIKAAAKLLKYSLGKDDIVARISGDEFIVIAVNKASEAEAKNIIKLIYNNFYQYNLASNKPYKLSISMGYSIYEPSVDATFEELIHEADLMLYESKNKYSQDILL; encoded by the coding sequence ATGTTTAACATAAATAATTTATTCAAAAAAAGACATGCATTAATTATTATTTTTTCACTTTTTACAATAATTTTACTATGCAGCTGCAGCACAAAGAAAGATAATGTTCTTACAGCTAAACACGGAAAGCTGGACTTAAGTAGCTGGAACTTTGAAAAAGATGGACTGGTTAAACTGGATGGACAGTGGGAAATATATCCCGGAGAATTACTAGAGCCAAAAGACTTTAATAGCAATAATTTAAGACAAGCTGTAGATTACTTTAAAGTACCAAATTCCTTCATAGCAACTGACAGCAATAAAAAACTGCCTAAATATGGCTATGCAACAATGAGAATTTTAGTAAATATGAATCCAAAGGATAATGGCTATTATGGGATAAAAACCAAATACTTATTATCTGCATCAAAAATATGGATTAATGGACAATTAGTATCCTCCGTGGGTAATGTAAGTACAGATTCCGCAAGTGCTGCCGGAAGTTATGAACACCAATTGGTATTTTTCAATAGTCACAATTCTCAAGCAGAAATAGTAATTCAAATGTCAAATTATAATAATGTGACAGGAAAAGTCCAAGACATGTTTTTAGGAAATTCCATGCAAATAAAAAGATCCTATATCGTAAATGCTGCTACAGATATTTTTACTATAGGATGCCTTTTCATTATAGGAATTTATCATTTTGCACTGCACTTTAAAAGGAAACAATACAAAGAACCTTTGTATTTCGGGATTTTCTCTATTATCATTGCACTGAGAACTTTTTTAGTAAGTCAAAGGGTTGTGTATGAATTTTTTCCTAATATTCCTTTTAGCCTATTTAATAAAATAGCTTACCTCTCAGCTTATGCAGCTCTACCGTTTATATTTATGTATTTCAAGGAGCTCTTCAAAAAAGAAATATCTGATAAAGTGGTTACTGGAATAAATATTGCTTCGTTAGTTATTAGCTTAATAACAGTGTTAACTAATATAGAATTCTATGATAGATTTTTAATCTGCTTTGAAATATGGACAGTAGGAGTTTGTATTTATGTACTTTATGCTGCTATTAAAGCTGCTGCAGACAAAAATAAAGGCTCGATTATAGTTCTATTTGGATTTATTATCTTCATTGCTTCAGTAGCCCACGATATGCTTGTGCAAGCTGGTACGTTATTTGCATCCTCCCTTGCACCCTATGGATTTCTTATTTTCACTTACTCTCAAGCATATCTGCTTGCCTCGAGGTTTTCTGATGCATTTATCAAAATCGAGAAACTAGTAGACGAAAATAAAGCAATGTATATTGATGAATTAACAGGTATCTTAAACAGAAAGGGCTTTTATCACAGTGGAGGAAATCTATATAATGCCGCAGTTATTACTGGAGGTAAATTTACACTTTTTTATGGAGATTTAAATAAGCTTAAATCTATTAATGATAGCTTTGGCCATAAAGAAGGTGATGAAGCCATTAAGGCAGCTGCAAAGCTCCTTAAGTATTCCCTTGGGAAGGATGATATTGTGGCTCGAATTAGCGGTGATGAATTCATAGTGATTGCTGTAAACAAAGCATCCGAGGCTGAAGCAAAGAATATTATAAAGCTTATATATAATAATTTTTATCAGTACAATTTAGCTTCAAATAAACCTTATAAGCTATCAATTAGCATGGGCTATTCCATATATGAGCCTTCTGTAGATGCTACCTTTGAAGAATTAATTCATGAAGCTGACCTCATGCTTTACGAATCTAAAAATAAATATTCACAAGATATTTTGCTATAA